The following DNA comes from Maylandia zebra isolate NMK-2024a linkage group LG6, Mzebra_GT3a, whole genome shotgun sequence.
CAGGCCATTAGTGCAGTCAGCGGCCTACACCGTTACAAGATCGGAGGCAAACGCATTCAGGTGTCTCTGATCACCGGTGGCAGCAACAAATCTCTTGCCATGCTCAGGTAcagtttatatatattttagtttggAGCTTTAATATGTTGGTTACATTGTgaaattttaaaatttaaattgttgTTTGGTCTATCGTGGTGACATTTGTGGTTGTTATTTTATAGCCCAGAGATAATCTCCATTCTTCAAGATGCTCCTGCCAGTTGCCTTCCTCTTTTCAAGTTCACTGAGATTTATGAGAAAAAGTCAGTATCTTTCTAAACTCGTTATTGTCTAATTTTTGCATACACATTTGGTGTTTGAGTATAGCATTCAAAAAATGAGATGGCAAAAAAATGTAGTAAAAGTATATACTCCAACTCTGCCCTGCTCTCTCCAGATATTCCCGTAAGCTCGTGGTTGGCGATCTATATCGGCTCCCAGAGCTGGTTGCAGTGCGGGAGCAGGGAGGCTCAAGGTTTGTGTGCCTTCTGTCCAACAGCCAAATACGCCAGAGTCCACTGGGATCTTCCCAATCCCAGGAGGGCTCCTCCTCAGCAAGTGGGAGTCCTGTTGTGTTTGAGGAGTTGGAGTACCATGAACCTGTCTGCAGACAGCACTATTCACTGCAGGACTTCAGGTATACAACAGTTCGAAACCTTTATATTGTAGCGTAAGTTGACCTTTTTCCATCACTgactgttgttctttttttgcagTGAGGCCGACTTTGACCCTGATTCCTATAAAATCCCATTTGTTGTAATGTCTCTGAGCACACTAGCCTCAGAGGTCCACAGTCTGTTGCAGTCACATCAGGGCACACTTCCACTCCTCAGGTAAGAACTGGTTTATTACCTGTTACGTGTACGCATTTTTAATGTTAGAATATATTTTCTGTCGTTATAAAGTtattaaaaagtttaatttcCATTTAGTTTTCCAGACTGTTATGCAGCAAAATTCAGACCACTTCAGCTTGGCAATGAGTCACTGGAAGGTGGTGTTCCTCTGGAGCACCTcgtcacctgtgttcccagtATCACAGTAGTCACAGCTCAAAATGGTTTCAAAGTCATCAAGTGGATCAACAATAAACCTCCGGTGCCAAACTCTGGTAGGTATATTTACAAATCCGGTTTTTATTggagtttcattttcatttttcacagtgCTGTTCAGACCTCTCATCTTGggtgtgttttgggtttttttttttttttttttgttttaaactcttTAACCATCTGATATGAGTTCTTGTAAAGTTATCAGGCAGTTTGCGTTTAGCTCAGGCAGCCCATTTCACCTTaacaatttattattattattttttttttaattgtcacACAGAGCCATGGATTCAACGCTGCAAGAGTCCAGTCGGCAATCCACAGCTCATCCAGTTTAGCCGAGAGATTATTGACCTCTTAAAAAGTCAGCCGTCATGCATAATGCCAATCAGCAAATTCATTCCCTCATATCATCATCACTTTGCCAAGCAGTGCCGCGTCTCCGACTACGGCTTCTCTAAGCTGCTGGAGCTCCTCGAGGCTGTGCCACATGTTCTGCAGGTATTTTTAATGAGGACCACCCAGTGATGATCTTCCGATTGAACAATGTATTTGTTcatgttgtctttgtttattttatacgtttttcatttttctaaccAACAGATCTTGGGTATGGGTACAAAGCGTTTACTGACTCTAACTCACCGAGCTCAAGTTAAACGCTTCACCCAAGACCTGCTTAAGCTGCTTAAGTTTCAAGCCAGCAAACAAGTGGCAATCAAGGACTTTATGCAGGCATACCATTGGTAATTAAACATAAATAGGACACGTGTGTTAGTTTCATAGGAGCGGAAAAACTGTTTGAATTATTAGTGGTGTGGGTGCTGTAATGCATTCTTTTGTGAATCAGGTGCTTCTCCAGAGACTGGAGAGTAACTGACTATGGGATATGTGACTTGATGGATCTGTTGACTGAGATCCCTGacaccaccatcaccatcacACAACAGCCCACCGACACAGTCATCTCAGTTCCTAAGAGGGGTGAGTGCATAACTGTCAATTTGGAAGTAGAATTTAAAAGCGCATTAGACTTGAGTTTTAAAAAGGATCTACTTACCTGCAGAAACTGTTAACCAGAGAaaccttattttattttaatgatgcatttctttttgGTTGCCTATCACTAAagtcgttttctttttttctttactagAGCGTACTATGGAAGAACTGGAGCGTACCAAGCAGTTTGGGAAGGAGGTGGTGGACCTGCTTCGCCACCAGCCTCACTGTCGAATGCCCTTCAGCAAGTTTATACCAACTTACCACCACCACTTTGGTCGCCAGTGTAAGCTCAGCCACTATGGGTTCACCAAGCTCATTGAGCTCTTTGAGGCAATCCCTGATGTCCTGATGGTGAGTGTGGCGTGCAGTAGGTTTTTGCTTTTGGCCAAGGCGATGCACGACGATCGAATCACTTCCAGTATGTACACAGCATAAGAAGTTTTGCCAGCATCAGTCACAGTGAACTGATGCTGCTTTGGTGATGAGACTTCTGGGAACGAATGGCATGGGGTTATTTTTCACTTAAGAGGATTTGCCATGCCTTTTGATTTCAGTCAGTGGATCAGGCCAGGTTTCTTTTTCCTGCATCTCCCTTGAGTGCTTGGATAGAACTGtctttgtaaatataattatgATGTCTGGGACTCTTGGTCTTCATGAAAAACAAACTTACCATTTAATGCCCTCGTCCTTCATCAGGTGCTGGAGTGCGGTGAGGAGAAAGTGCTGTCTCTCACTGAGGTTGAACGTATCAAAGCTCTGGCAGCTCAGCTGGTCAAGCTGCTGCGGGCTCAGAAAAACTCCAGTCTGCCTGTGAGTCAGCTGCTCACAGAGTACAGCAAAACCTTTGGTTACGGGCTACGCCTGCAAGACTTCGACGCAAGCTCCCTGCCTGCTCTGCTGACCAAACTCTGCCATGTTGTCAAggtaaagaagaaaacatccCCAGGGGAAGCTGTGTAAATCTATCTGCTGAGAAGCTCGCTGTTGCTtagtttaataaaataataaaaatagagCTTCACTTGACAGTCAGATGTTTTTTGTAAAGGCAGAAGCATGTGGTCATgtctgctaaaaataaaattaatagaTTTGTTGTCTCAGGGGTTTTGTCTTCATTATAAATTAGCCAGTTTATTAAATGCACAAAATGAAGTCTCACACAAAAGTCCTGTCAGTCATCCTGGAGgttataaagtttttaaaatcacagtAAACGGTAAAAAGTCTCATTTCATATAACTTGGCATTTTCAGATATTCTTAACTACCCACTTTGTGCATTtctgaaaggtggtggatggCGCGGATGGTCGGGAAGTGCAGCTGATCAACAGGAAGTCTCTGCGCTCTCTGACCTCACAGCTACTGGCACTGCTCATGTCCCAAGAAGATGAGAACATCACCAAAGGTTTGAAGGTGGAGGAGCTGAGCCAGTATTACCTAAGCGTTCACGGAGTTGCGCTAAACCCATGTGAATATGGGTTCCTTTCTCTCAGCGAGTTACTGAAGAGCCTTCCATACCTGGTCGAGGTGAGTACGAGAGTTTTCTTTGGggttttccccccccccccaatactTTTACTGTGCTTGATCCATAATCATCATCTTTTCACAGCTGTACCACGAGGAAACTGATGATACCACTCAAGCTGCCAGCAGTCATTGGGAAGAATTTGTGAGGCTAACCAGGCTTTACCAGTTTGCTCGTAATGTACGCGCGCTGCTCCACACCTACCATTACAACCAGATCTTCCTGACTGAGTTCCACGGAGCATACAACAAATTCACAGGCTGCAGCCTTGATCCACGTTTCTGTGGGTACACCAGCGTTGATGAGCTGCTCAGTGCGATTCCACAGGTATAGTTACTGCAGTAGAGACTGGAGCTCCTCTATAAGGAATCATTCTAAAACATGAACAGGCTTTCATTCAGATTTGCACCTTATGTGACATggacttacagtggggcaaaaaagtatttagtcagccaccgattgtgcaagttcccccacctaaaatgatgacagaggtcagtaatttgcaccagaggtacacttcaactgtgagagacagaatgtggaaaaaaaaaatccatgaatccacatggtaggatttgtaaagaatttattcgtaaatcagggtggaaaataagtatttggtcaataacaaaaatacaactcaatactttgtaacataacctttgttgccaataacagaggtcaaacgtttactataggtctttaccaggtttgcacacacagtagctggtattttggcccattcctccatgcagatcttctcgagagcagtgatgttttggggctgtcgccgagcaacacagactttcaactcccgccacagattttctatggggttgaggtctggagactggctaggccactccaggactttcaaatgcttcttacggagccactcctttgttgcccgggcggtgtgttttggatcattgtcatgttggaagacccagcctcgtttcatcttcaaagttctcactgatggaaggaggttttggctcaaaatctcacgatacatggccccattcattctgtccttaacacggatcagtcgtcctgtccccttggcagaaaaacagccccatagcatgatgtttccacccccatgcttcacagtaggtatggtgttcttgggatgcaactcagtattcttcttcctccaaacacgacgagttgcgtttataccaaaaagttctactttggtttcatctgaccacatgacattctcccaatcctctgctgtatcatccatgtgctctctggcaaacttcagacgggcctggacatgcactggcttcagcagcggaacacgtctggcactgtgggatttgattccctgccgttgtagtgtgttactgatggtgacctttgttactttggtcccagctctctgcaggtcattcaccaggtccccccgtgtggttctgggatctttgctcaccgttctcatgatcattttgaccccacgggatgagatcttgcgtggagccccagatcgagggagattatcagtggtcttgtatgtcttccattttctgatgattgctcccacagttgattttttcacaccaagctgcttgcctattgtagattcactcttcccagtctggtgcaggtctacaatacttttcctggtgtccttcgaaagctctttggtcttggccatggcggagtttggagtctgactgtttgaggctgtggacaggtgtcttttatacagatgatgagttcaaacaggtgccattcatacaggtaacgagtgggggacagaaaagcttcttacagaagacgttacaggtctgtgagagccagagattttccttgtttgaggtgaccaaatacttattttccaccctaatttacgaataaattctttacaaatcctactatgtggattcatggatttttctttcacattctgtctctcacagttgaagtgtacctctggtgcaaattactgacctctgtcatcattttaagtgggggaacttgcacaatcggtggctgactaaatacttttttgccccactgtatgtgtgcaTATGAGTGTGGACTCCCAAACAGCTTGTATTTACTTGTTTCTCTCCTTCAAAAACTCAGCTCCCTCTCAAGAATCTCCTTATGTGGATGAATTCAGCTTCACCTACTGATGATAGTAGTCAGAGTTCTGAACTCAGCTTAGTGAGTTCAGGGCATATATGAAGTAgttctccacctgctgcaggttctggTGAGATTGGACCTCCAGTTTGTAGGAGACGGACTAATGCCACCAGCACCGTCTAAGATGGTGGAGCTTGAGTCAAAAATCCATTTTAGGGAAGgttataaatattaaatatcacCGTATGGCAACCGGACAAGAACGCTAGATAGTGGTGGGGAAAAATGCAAGACAGGAAGAGCAGTTCACTAGTAAAGGGATGGCACATGGTTGTGTTCATagtagaaaatatttttaaccttatATATTTTGGTGGCTAATAATAGACATGGGCAACCAGCCCAAGTAATCTTTGTGTGGGCAACACTGATCTAAATAAACTCTTAAACCTTTTCTCTATTGATCGCTTTTGTTAATGTCCTGAACTTTTGTGATAATTGTTTATTTCTATCagttctcaccattcagtttctgATTTGTTCTCATCAGGTGATCTGGATCAAAGGGCATGGTCACAAGAGGATTATCGTTTTGAAGAACGATATGAAAGGTAAAGGTGTTGGGAGTCTTTCTTATTGAAAGTTCAGATTGAACTTTAGGTTACTGACATGCTCCACTGTGCTGACTGAAGTGATCAAACTAAAAGGTGATTTTTGGGTTGTGATTTCATGAGATGGCGGCTGTGCATTGTAAGAAAATTGTAATTAAAGtgctttgtctgtgtgttgtaGCAAAACCAAGCTGTTCAGTCTCCAACAGCCCCCAGCCGGAGAACACTGAGAGCCCGAGAGACAGCCCGATTAGCAGTGCAACATCTGGAGCTCAGAGTCCAGGTAATGGAAGTCATACATGACTGCTCAAGGTTTTTGTAGTCTTTAAAGATATACTGAAGAAAATCAGGAGTTCTGAAATAAGCTTTTTCTtagctttacaaaaaaaatcatggtgAAAAAAGCTCAAtgcctttttttcagttttcagttttttatgtTGCAtcattctctcctcctcttaATTGGCTATTGTCGAGACCTCGTGTGTTGGCCAGCCtttttaattgattttattttgttttacctTCCAGGTGCtgatgcagctgcagagtcAGAGCTGCTGTGTCTGTCGTCTCCAGTGGACCTGCTGTGTGGCCCTGTTCCATCCTGCCTACCGTCGCCTCAGCTTCACCCCGACCCCGTTGTCGTCCAGCAGGCGGATCTGATTTACTTTGAGGAGAGAACTCCTCCACTACCAACAGGTGGTCCATCTGATTTATACTGTTTTTGTGGTATAAAATTAAAAGGATCAGTCTTATTTGCACCTTTTCCATCTGTAGTTAAGTGTgagcttgtttgtttgtattgtttGAACATGTGGTGGCACTGGCAGACGTCACAGCTGATCTACCTGCAAAGCGTGATGGCAGCACAGATGACTCTGCAGACCCCAGagaaccaccaccaccacctgacACAAAGACCCTCCTGTCCATGGACAGTCCCAGCAGAAGAGCTTCACGTAGTAGAATCAAATTAGCAGCCAACTTCTCATTCACGGCAGGCCTCTGATCCtctcatatatacacatacagtcTCACATACAGCAATACAAGTTTACATACAGTGTAACTCTAAATAAAAGAGTTGAACGGCTACActaaacacataacacagaagaGCATTGGTCTTGACCCTTTATGTCCTAACAGGCTGTTGCATTCTGCATTCTTCGTCATCACATTTGTGccattttagttagtttttggtttgttttttcagttcaGTCTTCTAAGTTCACCAAACTGATTTGCTTCTTGCAGACTTTCTGCAATTCTGATTTGCCAAATGTCATCTGCTCGAACGTGTGTTTAGTTTCCTCCCAAGGGCAATTAATATCCATGAATGTGCATTTTCAGTTTAGAGCCATATTGTGTTGAACACTTTCAGTGAATGAGCTGAGTTTGTTGTCACTGTGAACAAAGTGGTAGAAAACAATGGGAGAAATGCTAGGGATGAGTAACTAGGTTTTCTGTATTACATCAAAGAAGTGTAGGTATTCACTGTTTACAAAAATACACGAAggtttttaaatagatttttgttAATGAACCACATTGAGAAACCTTCATAAATACTTCCTTGCTTTATCTCCAAGATATAAAATTTCATTTAGAACTTTCTTTGTAGCTAACCCCAGATATGTTGACCCAAACTAGCAGCTGAAGCATCCACCTGTTTCTTTCAGGTTTCTAAAGAAATTGCTTTTTAATCAGATATTCTTCTGTATTTTGTCTGTGTAAGGAAGTAGCCTCAGCATAGTGTTCAGTTCCTTTTTGTACTGTGTAGAGTATTTGGTCACCGGTAGAAGAGTTTGGCTTAAATGTGTAGCGGATTGAGTGGCAATTAAATGCTGGGACTAAAGAGAAGCCAGGTCTTAACTGTTAAGACTGTGTTGTGGAAGCTGTCGGTCTTTGAACAGTTTTGGTTTTGCAACAGTTGCTGCTCTCCGGAACTTTTATTGTTGTATGTTCACTTAATTTATAGCAAAGACTTTGGCTTGTGTCTTCAGGGCCTCTAACGAAGGCCTCAAAAgttattaaaaagaagaaaaaaaaggcacttCAGTATTTCAGCCATGAGCGTGCTTAGTCAGCAGAAACTGACTTAAGCTTTGTCTTTAGTCAGCAGCcggggtgtgtgtgttttgttttagtattttgtctgtgtgtgtgtgtgtggtttacaCTGGAGTAGGTGGTGTGAAATGTGCATGTTGTGCATAACTGAGTTTATGCATGGTGTAATTCCAGGAGAAGCAGAGGCAAACAGAAGGATTGTAAAGACGTTTTTTAAGACCAGTCTTTATTTCCACCGTGATGTTTAGATCCCAGAGTTGGCATCACCCCATGCAGCTGCTGTATACTGTAAGTGCTCAAGGTTTGTTGCTTTAACCTTGGAGCTGGTCGCCGCTGTATCACTGGTGATCCACTCGGTCTGAGATCTTGAGGGGAGCGGTGAGCACTCCTGAGCTTATGATTTTTAATGAGACTGAATAGTTGAGTTTTTAGGGAAAGAAGGTGATCGGTGATGGGTTTGAGGAACAGCATAGGGGGCTCTGGGAAGCctcctgaacagattgatgtgcacACAGAGGCCCCACTGAGGCTCTCTGGAATCTGCCGGGCTTTTACAATGGTTTGTATCTGCCCCGGTGCTGAAAGGACTCACCATCTTTACCTCCCCACCCACTTTAATAGCAGTTTTAACTTACTGTTGTGGGTTAGTTTTCTCAAATTTCGTTTGTCTTGAGCATTTACCAGGCTGCTGGCTACTGAATTGCCACCAAACAATGTTGACTGCCTGTGACGTCGAGCACGACCAGGGTGCCACTGAAGTCAGAGGGTTGAAGCTGTTTTTGTTCAGTGAAAAGTTTAGAGAATGGGCAGCAGCCCATTTAATCAGTTTGTTTGCGTTCTCTGCCTGTTTAGTCAGTGTTCGAAGCATAACATGAGTCTTTCTGTCAGACATGAATTGAAAGATTTCCCCTAACAACTCACCAAAATGTCTGACATATCAAAATGATTTTAATTATAGCTGTTATTGTTTATCTCTCCTGCAGGGTTTTGTTGACTGTCTGGAAGCCACTTTGATTAAAGACTCATTGGTTCAAAATCATTATTTAGAAGTGGTAATGATAGAAACGAGCTTAAAATGCGTACGAGAAATGAAGACATTACTTTTTAGTGAATTTGAGCAAACCCTAGCAGCTCCTCGGTGTACTGCAGTGACAACTACCTCTGATTTTATTTCGTTTTCACTTTGATTCAGTTACATCAATGAAAGGCTCTTATACCAGTCAACATATGCACTTATGCATAGTTTTGGTTTAATGAATGCGAGGCGTTTGCATGGTGGTTTAAACAAGTTTCTTCGTTGCCTGTGTATCTCACGTTGTCTTACTTTGAACTTTAATATTGCACATTTGTTCTTCTTCTCTGATTTATTCAGCAGTGTCctttaacctttttttctttttaaactgccCAACTAATTTCCCCCTCCCCTTCCTTGTACTGCACTGTTTTACCACTGTGCTGCACCTAAAGTTGCTGTAACAGTCACATTGT
Coding sequences within:
- the marf1 gene encoding meiosis regulator and mRNA stability factor 1 isoform X4, whose amino-acid sequence is MMEGLGKERSTCGARSFPWLAHTETEASTLLWKLKDCFSAHETSSPHQTDKSNHMDNRKAVLDLKDVPPPPLHHTSSSQLSQPFSLSSLPLPPPCLPPPPPQLAQDSFQQPPPPHQQQEGASPKVSICEHCDHNNTDGFGLLGGRGVVGSGSNAEGVVSLYMAPGSLGAPISTSRSGPCSVASSVHQYKHKFSCGTGGEAFDPLFSLSCKPQLSSSVATSQPISSHPYLPCCSGLLHTYPAVPLSFSQASLFPSSAPMASSLPSVSSLPASLHGSCLTSSGFYTCGVDCSASARRSQGSILGGHPSTSTITTTATSAHFFSNPMHLNVERTVCVKGAHYCQECLFKPMNGLMAESDKVHPSVPIPQTAPIPIPICNGCGTFSDGKMLMPSTSLGKTGQKYGSPEGTGPENIPPVGVFWDIENCSVPSGRSAGAVVQRIRNRFFQGHREAEFICVCDISKESKAVIQELNNCQVTVAHINATAKNAADDKLRQSLRRFAETHTAPATVVLVSSDVNFASELSDLRHRHGFHVILVHGSHTSSALLQHANSHVPFQEITADLPPRMLVKAQELGSLEGKARMNFQHLEKGCAASSLTQNNGEAGALEQLTKPGLTVESIYSQSREDSSPQSATESPVDQVDRNSGEFQISTPSAFSKLNLHRSFSPLVLSQGSWSSRSASPCLSSRSSPLIAAPRSPCSEASEPFSEGAEIQVANLDYRMSRKDLQQTLNDTFSRYGRVKSVELSPHTDYQLKATIQMMSLQQAISAVSGLHRYKIGGKRIQVSLITGGSNKSLAMLSPEIISILQDAPASCLPLFKFTEIYEKKYSRKLVVGDLYRLPELVAVREQGGSRFVCLLSNSQIRQSPLGSSQSQEGSSSASGSPVVFEELEYHEPVCRQHYSLQDFSEADFDPDSYKIPFVVMSLSTLASEVHSLLQSHQGTLPLLSFPDCYAAKFRPLQLGNESLEGGVPLEHLVTCVPSITVVTAQNGFKVIKWINNKPPVPNSEPWIQRCKSPVGNPQLIQFSREIIDLLKSQPSCIMPISKFIPSYHHHFAKQCRVSDYGFSKLLELLEAVPHVLQILGMGTKRLLTLTHRAQVKRFTQDLLKLLKFQASKQVAIKDFMQAYHWCFSRDWRVTDYGICDLMDLLTEIPDTTITITQQPTDTVISVPKRERTMEELERTKQFGKEVVDLLRHQPHCRMPFSKFIPTYHHHFGRQCKLSHYGFTKLIELFEAIPDVLMVLECGEEKVLSLTEVERIKALAAQLVKLLRAQKNSSLPVSQLLTEYSKTFGYGLRLQDFDASSLPALLTKLCHVVKVVDGADGREVQLINRKSLRSLTSQLLALLMSQEDENITKGLKVEELSQYYLSVHGVALNPCEYGFLSLSELLKSLPYLVELYHEETDDTTQAASSHWEEFVRLTRLYQFARNVRALLHTYHYNQIFLTEFHGAYNKFTGCSLDPRFCGYTSVDELLSAIPQVIWIKGHGHKRIIVLKNDMKAKPSCSVSNSPQPENTESPRDSPISSATSGAQSPGADAAAESELLCLSSPVDLLCGPVPSCLPSPQLHPDPVVVQQADLIYFEERTPPLPTDVTADLPAKRDGSTDDSADPREPPPPPDTKTLLSMDSPSRRASRSRIKLAANFSFTAGL
- the marf1 gene encoding meiosis regulator and mRNA stability factor 1 isoform X3; the protein is MMEGLGKERSTCGARSFPWLAHTETEASTLLWKLKDCFSAHETSSPHQTDKSNHMDNRKAVLDLKDVPPPPLHHTSSSQLSQPFSLSSLPLPPPCLPPPPPQLAQDSFQQPPPPHQQQEGASPKVSICEHCDHNNTDGFGLLGGRGVVGSGSNAEGVVSLYMAPGSLGAPISTSRSGPCSVASSVHQYKHKFSCGTGGEAFDPLFSLSCKPQLSSSVATSQPISSHPYLPCCSGLLHTYPAVPLSFSQASLFPSSAPMASSLPSVSSLPASLHGSCLTSSGFYTCGVDCSASARRSQGSILGGHPSTSTITTTATSAHFFSNPMHLNVERTVCVKGAHYCQECLFKPMNGLMAESDKVHPSVPIPQTAPIPIPICNGCGTFSDGKMLMPSTSLGKTGQKYGSPEGTGPENIPPVGVFWDIENCSVPSGRSAGAVVQRIRNRFFQGHREAEFICVCDISKESKAVIQELNNCQVTVAHINATAKNAADDKLRQSLRRFAETHTAPATVVLVSSDVNFASELSDLRHRHGFHVILVHGSHTSSALLQHANSHVPFQEITADLPPRMLVKAQTPRSPRRPRRATRPCHTPGPVAERPYSPRRGCSGPPGGAPAKPHQELGSLEGKARMNFQHLEKGCAASSLTQNNGEAGALEQLTKPGLTVESIYSQSREDSSPQSATESPVDQVDRNSGEFQISTPSAFSKLNLHRSFSPLVLSQGSWSSRSASPCLSSRSSPLIAAPRSPCSEASEPFSEGAEIQVANLDYRMSRKDLQQTLNDTFSRYGRVKSVELSPHTDYQLKATIQMMSLQQAISAVSGLHRYKIGGKRIQVSLITGGSNKSLAMLSPEIISILQDAPASCLPLFKFTEIYEKKYSRKLVVGDLYRLPELVAVREQGGSRFVCLLSNSQIRQSPLGSSQSQEGSSSASGSPVVFEELEYHEPVCRQHYSLQDFSEADFDPDSYKIPFVVMSLSTLASEVHSLLQSHQGTLPLLSFPDCYAAKFRPLQLGNESLEGGVPLEHLVTCVPSITVVTAQNGFKVIKWINNKPPVPNSEPWIQRCKSPVGNPQLIQFSREIIDLLKSQPSCIMPISKFIPSYHHHFAKQCRVSDYGFSKLLELLEAVPHVLQILGMGTKRLLTLTHRAQVKRFTQDLLKLLKFQASKQVAIKDFMQAYHWCFSRDWRVTDYGICDLMDLLTEIPDTTITITQQPTDTVISVPKRERTMEELERTKQFGKEVVDLLRHQPHCRMPFSKFIPTYHHHFGRQCKLSHYGFTKLIELFEAIPDVLMVLECGEEKVLSLTEVERIKALAAQLVKLLRAQKNSSLPVSQLLTEYSKTFGYGLRLQDFDASSLPALLTKLCHVVKVVDGADGREVQLINRKSLRSLTSQLLALLMSQEDENITKGLKVEELSQYYLSVHGVALNPCEYGFLSLSELLKSLPYLVELYHEETDDTTQAASSHWEEFVRLTRLYQFARNVRALLHTYHYNQIFLTEFHGAYNKFTGCSLDPRFCGYTSVDELLSAIPQVIWIKGHGHKRIIVLKNDMKAKPSCSVSNSPQPENTESPRDSPISSATSGAQSPGADAAAESELLCLSSPVDLLCGPVPSCLPSPQLHPDPVVVQQADLIYFEERTPPLPTDVTADLPAKRDGSTDDSADPREPPPPPDTKTLLSMDSPSRRASRSRIKLAANFSFTAGL
- the marf1 gene encoding meiosis regulator and mRNA stability factor 1 isoform X5, whose amino-acid sequence is MMEGLGKERSTCGARSFPWLAHTETEASTLLWKLKDCFSAHETSSPHQTDKSNHMDNRKAVLDLKDVPPPPLHHTSSSQLSQPFSLSSLPLPPPCLPPPPPQLAQDSFQQPPPPHQQQEGASPKPMNGLMAESDKVHPSVPIPQTAPIPIPICNGCGTFSDGKMLMPSTSLGKTGQKYGSPEGTGPENIPPVGVFWDIENCSVPSGRSAGAVVQRIRNRFFQGHREAEFICVCDISKESKAVIQELNNCQVTVAHINATAKNAADDKLRQSLRRFAETHTAPATVVLVSSDVNFASELSDLRHRHGFHVILVHGSHTSSALLQHANSHVPFQEITADLPPRMLVKAQPSFNHLYVHNLPLNCDKNMRNAVKLRLRRLSDNCGGRVLGVSQGTAVLRFGSPEAATRARKRMENEDVFGHRISLSFSPRPRDDASPESELRSQPHHLPQTLARTSQTQDSMFGPPPSIASFSFLPLETPRSPRRPRRATRPCHTPGPVAERPYSPRRGCSGPPGGAPAKPHQELGSLEGKARMNFQHLEKGCAASSLTQNNGEAGALEQLTKPGLTVESIYSQSREDSSPQSATESPVDQVDRNSGEFQISTPSAFSKLNLHRSFSPLVLSQGSWSSRSASPCLSSRSSPLIAAPRSPCSEASEPFSEGAEIQVANLDYRMSRKDLQQTLNDTFSRYGRVKSVELSPHTDYQLKATIQMMSLQQAISAVSGLHRYKIGGKRIQVSLITGGSNKSLAMLSPEIISILQDAPASCLPLFKFTEIYEKKYSRKLVVGDLYRLPELVAVREQGGSRFVCLLSNSQIRQSPLGSSQSQEGSSSASGSPVVFEELEYHEPVCRQHYSLQDFSEADFDPDSYKIPFVVMSLSTLASEVHSLLQSHQGTLPLLSFPDCYAAKFRPLQLGNESLEGGVPLEHLVTCVPSITVVTAQNGFKVIKWINNKPPVPNSEPWIQRCKSPVGNPQLIQFSREIIDLLKSQPSCIMPISKFIPSYHHHFAKQCRVSDYGFSKLLELLEAVPHVLQILGMGTKRLLTLTHRAQVKRFTQDLLKLLKFQASKQVAIKDFMQAYHWCFSRDWRVTDYGICDLMDLLTEIPDTTITITQQPTDTVISVPKRERTMEELERTKQFGKEVVDLLRHQPHCRMPFSKFIPTYHHHFGRQCKLSHYGFTKLIELFEAIPDVLMVLECGEEKVLSLTEVERIKALAAQLVKLLRAQKNSSLPVSQLLTEYSKTFGYGLRLQDFDASSLPALLTKLCHVVKVVDGADGREVQLINRKSLRSLTSQLLALLMSQEDENITKGLKVEELSQYYLSVHGVALNPCEYGFLSLSELLKSLPYLVELYHEETDDTTQAASSHWEEFVRLTRLYQFARNVRALLHTYHYNQIFLTEFHGAYNKFTGCSLDPRFCGYTSVDELLSAIPQVIWIKGHGHKRIIVLKNDMKAKPSCSVSNSPQPENTESPRDSPISSATSGAQSPGADAAAESELLCLSSPVDLLCGPVPSCLPSPQLHPDPVVVQQADLIYFEERTPPLPTDVTADLPAKRDGSTDDSADPREPPPPPDTKTLLSMDSPSRRASRSRIKLAANFSFTAGL